One window from the genome of Musa acuminata AAA Group cultivar baxijiao chromosome BXJ1-4, Cavendish_Baxijiao_AAA, whole genome shotgun sequence encodes:
- the LOC135664161 gene encoding uncharacterized protein LOC135664161: MEEWWEKTHGLLIEGGVTIDAIKKSVSEATIAFRDGVVELFEFLEELDVPVLVFSAGLADIIEEVFRQKLHRSFKNVKVVSNRMVFDEKGCLVAFKGKTIHVLNKNEHALDMAAPIHDKFGYPNGYNPDSVLMKQRTNVLLLGDHVGDLGMSDGLSYENRIAVGFLNNNTEMSFKSYLDAFDVVYLNDASMRGVVELVSQLCAENQ, encoded by the exons ATGGAAGAATG GTGGGAGAAGACACATGGTCTTCTTATCGAGGGAGGTGTTACTATTGATGCAATAAAGAAATCTGTCTCTGAGGCTACAATTGCTTTTAGAGATGGTGTTGTTGAGCTGTTTGAGTTCTTGGAG GAACTAGATGTGCCTGTCCTTGTCTTTTCCGCAGGCCTTGCAGACATCATTGAAGAG gtTTTTAGGCAGAAACTACATAGATCTTTCAAGAATGTCAAAGTTGTTTCCAACAGAATGGTTTTTGATGAAAAAGGCTGCCTTGTTGCCTTTAAAG GAAAGACAATTCATGTGCTAAACAAGAATGAGCATGCATTGGATATGGCTGCTCCTATTCATGACAAATTCGGGTATCCTAATGGATATAATCCTGATAGTGTCTTGATGAAGCAAAGAACTAATGTGTTACTTCTTGGAGATCATGTTGGAGACCTGGGCATGTCTGATGGTCTGAGCTATGAAAACCGGATAGCAGTTGGATTTCT GAATAATAATACAGAGATGTCCTTCAAAAGTTACCTTGATGCATTTGACGTTGTATACCTG AATGATGCATCCATGAGAGGAGTTGTTGAGCTCGTATCTCAATTGTGTGCAGAGAATCAATGA
- the LOC135664176 gene encoding uncharacterized protein LOC135664176 → MEEWWEKTHGLLIEGGLSYDAIKKSVSEATIAFRDGVVELFELLEELDVPVLVFSAGLADIIEEVFRQKLHRSFKNIKVVSNRMVFNEKGCLVAFKGKTIHVLNKNEHALDMAAPIHDKFRYPSGYNPDSVLMKQRTNVLLLGDHVGDLGMSDGLSYENQIAVGFLNNNTEMSFKSYLDAFDVVYLNDASMRGVVELVSQLCAENQ, encoded by the exons ATGGAAGAATG GTGGGAGAAGACACATGGTCTTCTAATCGAGGGAGGCCTTTCCTATGATGCAATAAAGAAATCTGTCTCTGAGGCTACAATTGCTTTTAGAGATGGTGTTGTTGAGCTGTTTGAGTTATTGGAG GAACTAGATGTGCCTGTCCTTGTCTTTTCCGCAGGCCTTGCAGACATCATTGAAGAG gTTTTTAGGCAGAAACTACATAGATCTTTCAAGAATATCAAAGTAGTTTCCAACAGAATGGTTTTTAATGAAAAAGGCTGCCTTGTTGCCTTTAAAG GAAAGACAATTCATGTGCTAAACAAGAATGAGCATGCATTGGATATGGCTGCTCCTATTCATGACAAATTCAGGTATCCTAGTGGATATAATCCTGATAGTGTCTTGATGAAGCAAAGAACTAATGTGTTACTTCTTGGAGATCATGTTGGCGACCTGGGCATGTCTGATGGTCTGAGTTATGAAAACCAGATAGCAGTTGGATTTCT GAATAATAATACAGAGATGTCCTTCAAAAGTTACCTTGATGCATTTGACGTTGTATACCTG AATGATGCATCCATGAGAGGAGTTGTTGAGCTCGTATCTCAATTGTGTGCAGAGAATCAATGA
- the LOC103982961 gene encoding dnaJ protein homolog 2 yields MFGRAPKKSDNTRYYEILGVSKNASQEDLKKAYRKAAIKNHPDKGGDPEKFKELAQAYEVLSDPEKREIYDQYGEDALKEGMGSGGGGHNPFDIFESFFGGSTFGGGGSSRGRRQRRGEDVIHPLKVSLEDLYNGTSKKLSLSRNVICQKCKGKGSKSGASMKCSGCQGSGMKVTIRQLGPGMIQQMQHPCNECKGTGEMINDKDRCPQCKGEKVVQEKKVLEVIVEKGMQNGQKISFPGEADEAPDTATGDIVFVLQQKDHPKYKRKGDDIFYEHTLSLTEALCGFQFVLTHLDNRQLLIKLNPGEVVKPDQFKAINDEGMPMYQRPFMRGKLYIHFTVDFPDSLTPDQCKALEAVLPPKPASQMTDMELDECEETTVHDVNMEEEMRRKQAQAQEAYEEDDDDVHGGAQRVQCAQQ; encoded by the exons ATGTTCGGGAGGGCGCCCAAGAAGAGCGACAACACGCGGTACTATGAGATCCTCGGAGTGTCGAAGAACGCGTCGCAGGAGGATCTCAAAAAGGCGTATCGCAAGGCCGCCATCAAGAACCACCCCGATAAGGGCGGCGACCCCGAAAAG TTCAAGGAATTGGCCCAGGCTTATGAGGTTCTAAGCGACCCTGAGAAGCGTGAAATCTATGATCAGTATGGGGAGGATGCCCTCAAGGAGGGAATGGGCAGCGGTGGAGGTGGCCACAACCCGTTTGATATCTTTGAGTCATTCTTCGGTGGAAGCACCTTTGGAG GAGGTGGAAGCAGTCGGGGACGAAGGCAAAGGAGGGGGGAGGACGTGATCCATCCTCTTAAGGTGTCTTTAGAGGATCTGTACAATGGGACTTCAAAGAAACTCTCTCTTTCACGGAATGTTATCTGCCAAAAGTGCAAGGG GAAGGGTTCTAAGTCCGGTGCTTCAATGAAGTGCTCTGGTTGTCAAGGTTCGGGCATGAAGGTCACAATTCGTCAGCTAGGGCCTGGCATGATCCAGCAAATGCAGCACCCTTGCAATGAGTGCAAGGGGACAGGGGAGATGATTAATGACAAAGATCGCTGCCCACAATGTAAAGGTGAGAAGGTTGTTCAGGAGAAGAAAGTGCTGGAGGTTATAGTTGAGAAAGGAATGCAGAATGGCCAGAAGATTTCGTTCCCTGGAGAGGCAGATGAGGCG CCTGATACGGCTACTGGAGATATTGTGTTTGTACTGCAACAGAAGGATCATCCAAAGTACAAGAGAAAAGGAGATGATATCTTTTACGAGCACACATTATCCCTTACTGAAGCTCTCTGTGGCTTCCAGTTTGTTTTGACCCATTTAGATAACAGGCAACTACTCATCAAGTTGAACCCTGGTGAAGTTGTGAAGCCCG ATCAATTCAAGGCAATAAATGACGAGGGCATGCCAATGTACCAGAGGCCCTTCATGAGGGGGAAGCTCTACATCCACTTTACGGTGGACTTCCCGGATTCACTGACACCAGATCAGTGCAAAGCTCTTGAGGCTGTGCTTCCTCCAAAACCTGCGTCTCAGATGACCGACATGGAGCTGGATGAGTGTGAGGAAACAACAGTACATGATGTTAACATGGAGGAGGAGATGCGGAGGAAGCAAGCTCAGGCTCAGGAGGCATAtgaggaggatgatgatgatgtccaTGGAGGTGCCCAGAGAGTGCAGTGCGCTCAGCAATAA